In Phlebotomus papatasi isolate M1 chromosome 1, Ppap_2.1, whole genome shotgun sequence, the following proteins share a genomic window:
- the LOC129798613 gene encoding CLIP domain-containing serine protease B10-like, which produces MDLRELMYYVMLTLSLLTETNAQTSCETQNGNKGECVSIYDCPGLLQVLKTLRLTPKMIAGLRRLQCGNGPWVCCERNKLEETKDQKIENVRQNRLNGQDHPNQIVTPSNNEGNLITICGFQGHTTRIVGGSVTELNEFPWMALLDYEHENGTWISKSGGFLINARYVITAAHCVVNNNIGKIVNVRIGEHDTRTDPDCINDGSQEICNNPVLNYGIEEIIPHKDYIPDNPLNLQNDIALIRLTSNVRNSEFVAPICLPPPDFPGTPLGNNVTVAGWGKTENEIRSPVKKKVDVPIVSYERCIVGYAGLTISNDLQICAGGEIQKDSCYGDSGGPLMTQHNGVWIAEGIVSFGPQGCGSIFPAVYTRVAPFVPWILTNMKP; this is translated from the exons ATGGATTTGCGAGAATTAATGTACTACGTCATGTTAACCCTGAGTTTACTGACCGAAACAAATGCACAAACATCATGTGAAACTCAAAACGGAAATAAAGGAGAATGCGTATCAATATACGACTGCCCTGGCCTTCTCCAAGTACTGAAAACTCTCAGATTGACTCCAAAAATGATAGCAGGGCTTAGAAGATTGCAATGCGGCAACGGACCTTGGGTTTGTTGCGAACGAAATAAATTGGAAGAAACGAAAGATCAAAAGATAGAAAACGTACGCCAAAACCGCCTAAACGGTCAAGACCATCCGAATCAAATTGTAACTCCAAGCAACAATGAAGGAAACTTAATAACCATTTGCGGATTTCAAGGACATACAACTCGAATAGTAGGAGGATCTGTAACAGAGTTAAACGAATTTCCTTGGATGGCTCTTCTGGATTATGAACATG agaaCGGAACTTGGATCTCCAAATCTGGGGGCTTCCTGATTAATGCTAGATATGTCATTACAGCTGCACATTGCGTTGTAAATaacaatattggaaaaattgtaAATGTTCGGATAGGGGAGCACGATACTAGAACCGATCCGGATTGCATTAATGATGGTTCTCAGGAGATCTGTAACAATCCGGTATTGAACTACGGCATTGAAGAAATTATTCCACATAAGGATTACATTCCGGACAATCCGTTAAATCTTCAAAACGACATTGCACTTATCCGTTTGACGAGTAATGTAAGAAATAGTGAATTCGTAGCACCTATCTGCTTACCACCACCTGACTTTCCTGGAACCCCACTCGGAAATAATGTTACCGTAGCTGGTTGGGGCAAAACCGAAAATGAAATACGAAGTCCGGTTAAAAAGAAGGTCGATGTCCCTATAGTTAGTTATGAACGATGTATAGTAGGGTATGCTGGACTAACAATCTCAAACGACTTGCAAATCTGTGCTGGAGGTGAAATACAAAAGGATTCTTGTTACGGGGATTCAGGAGGACCCCTAATGACGCAGCATAATGGAGTCTGGATTGCCGAAGGTATTGTTTCCTTTGGACCACAAGGGTGCGGGTCAATATTTCCTGCAGTCTACACAAGAGTAGCTCCTTTTGTGCCATGGATTCTTACCAATATGAAGCCTTAG
- the LOC129798614 gene encoding CLIP domain-containing serine protease B9-like — MNWRELLLNVTLTLSLLSQTNAQRLCRTPNGNRGKCISVYDCPAVIRLLRSPILTPNTIEYLRKLQCSGEPNKGVFVCCEQSRVRMRSDVRPNQIVTPSNNQGNIISPLCGYDRPLNKIIGGTESNLMESPWMALLEYERKNGTWVHACGGFLISNRYIVTAAHCVVGSQVKIIGKLVNIRIREYNTSTDPDCINDGTKEICNDPVMNFGIEEIIPHEDYIPDNLVNLQNDIALIRLTGNIGDVIPICLPSPDFPGTPVGSNVTVVGWGRTLNQERSTVKMKVSIPVVGYGRCLREYARKTSLSKDLQICAGGEFQKDSCLGDSGGPLMTEHNEVWIAEGIVSFGMRCGSNNSAVYTRVSPYVPWILSNMKP, encoded by the exons ATGAATTGGCGAGAATTACTGCTCAACGTCACGTTAACCCTGAGCTTGCTGTCCCAAACAAATGCACAAAGATTGTGTAGAACTCCAAATGGGAATAGAGGAAAATGTATATCAGTCTACGACTGTCCTGCCGTTATTCGTCTACTACGAAGTCCAATATTAACTCCAAATACAATAGAATACCTTAGGAAATTGCAATGCAGTGGCGAACCAAATAAGGgtgtttttgtttgttgcgaGCAAAGTAGAGTTCGGATGAGATCGGACGTGCGTCCGAACCAAATTGTAACGCCAAGCAACAATCAAGGAAATATAATCTCCCCACTTTGCGGATATGATAGacctctaaataaaataataggaGGAACCGAATCAAATTTAATGGAATCTCCTTGGATGGCTCTTCTGGAATATGAGCGCA aaaatggCACCTGGGTTCATGCATGTGGAGGGTTTCTGATCAGTAATAGATATATTGTTACAGCAGCCCACTGCGTTGTAGGTAGTCAAGTAAAAATAATAGGAAAATTGGTCAATATCCGGATTCGTGAGTACAATACTTCAACCGATCCGGATTGCATTAATGATGGCACTAAGGAGATCTGCAACGATCCGGTGATGAATTTTGGCATTGAAGAAATTATTCCACATGAGGACTACATTCCGGACAATCTGGTCAATCTTCAAAACGACATTGCACTCATACGTTTGACGGGGAATATTGGAGACGTGATTCCTATCTGCTTGCCATCACCTGATTTTCCTGGAACACCAGTCGGAAGTAATGTCACAGTTGTTGGTTGGGGCCGAACCTTAAATCAAGAACGTAGTACTGTTAAAATGAAAGTAAGCATCCCAGTTGTTGGTTATGGACGATGCCTTCGAGAGTATGCAAGAAAAACAAGTCTCTCGAAAGACTTGCAAATCTGTGCTGGAGGTGAAttccaaaaggattcttgtctTGGGGACTCAGGAGGACCACTAATGACAGAACATAATGAAGTCTGGATCGCCGAAGGTATTGTTTCTTTTGGGATGCGCTGTGGATCAAACAACTCTGCAGTATACACAAGAGTGTCTCCTTATGTGCCATGGATTCTTAGCAATATGAAACCCTAA